GTTTTTCCACATCCGGGAGGTCCGTAAAAGAGAACCCCTTTAGAGGGTGACATGCCAAATTTCTCAAATTTTTCGGGATGTTCCACAGGATACTGAACAGTCTGTTCAAACATAGAGATGATGATTTTTGGGAGCTCAAAATCCACTAACAGATGATGATGGTAGGCAGGAAAGGATGAATCTTGAAGCATACGGCTAGAAACCAACATATTTGGCAATAAAAGCTTAAAGATTGACATGATGATACCTCTTGGAGCTCTCGTTTGACGTTATCCAACCCACCGATATCTTCCCACGATACATTAGGAACCTCGACAACCTGCCAACCAAGAACATTATATTGACTCCCTCAATTTTTAAGTAAAGTACAACGATAGCATTCAGAGAAGCATACGATGATGATAAACTTGCAGATTGGATAGCTAATATTTTAAGGAATTCGCGTACTGTTTCACGCAAAGCTGATGGATTCGAGGCACCCAATGCTGTTATAAAGTGTTCATTGCTCACAGCCATTGAATTCAAAACTTCAGCATCAACTGACTCATCCTCCAAATCAATTATGTCCATTTTCTCTCGGATACACTGAAGAGCAGCTTCGGTGCAAAGGGCAGCAAGATCAGCACCAACATAACCGTGGCTATCTTTCGCCACTCTTTCAAGATCGACCTGTATATTTCAACCAAGTGGACATAATATCTATATGTATactcttttattttaattgcaggAGGGGTTTGTTACAGTTAAGTTATTGGTGGCAGATCTCAAAATGAGTATAGAAggaataaaaataagttaataAGTAAATTAACTCACATCATCAGCAAGCTTCATATTTTTTGTATGAATTCGGAGGACTTCTAACCTCCCAACTTCATCTGGCACACCAATGTCAATTTCCCGATCAAATCTCCCAAATCTCCTTAGAGCAGGATCAATACTATTTTGTCTATTTGTAGCTCCCATGACAATGACATGAGACCGAGTCTTGAGGCCATCCATCAATGTAAGAAGCTGGGATACGATACGCCTTTCTACTTCACCATGTGTTTTCTCTCTCTTTGGAGCAATAGAATCTAGCTCGTCGATAAAGATGGTGGAGGGTGCATTCTTCTCCGCTTCCTCAAATGCTTTCCTCAAGTTACTTTCACTTTCTCCGGCCAATTTCGACATTATTTCTGGCCCATTAATTAAGAAGAAAAATGCACCCGTCTCATTCGCTACTGCTCTTGCAATTAAAGTTTTTCCTGATCCAGGAGGTCCATAGAGTAAAATACCTTTAGGTGGCTTCACACCAATTGCCTTGAAGAGCTGTGGATGTCTCAAAGGAAGCTCGACTAGCTCACGGATTTGAGCCATTTGCTTTCTCACACCACCGACATCATCATAACCAACTTCATTCAATCTCTCCTCGTCTTCCCGCTTGATCGGTTCACCCTCGCAGAAGATTGCAGTATCAGGCGCAACAACACAGTACTCACCAGGATCTACCTCGACCACCTTGAATTCAACACTTCGCATGCCGCCTCTGACCTGAAAGAGGTCACCTTTCCTCACGGGACGATATGCATCCACGAAGTAGGCTGACCATTTGGGAAGATAAATGTTCAGTCATATAGCTCAGCTTGTTTCGCATactcaattaaaaaaattcttaataTTTACTTCAAAAACTCTAATAGAACAATCAGCTCACAGTTCAAATTAAGATATAATTATCACATAATTTAACATTTTCCTCAACACTTATTTAACAATGTATCACTGTATTACTTCTCACATACCTTAAAATATATACCCAAACAAACTTTTCAAAAACACTACTAACCTTTTTCCCTTTTGAATTTGTTGGTTTTTGGGGTATGTTGCGATAGTAAATACT
This window of the Primulina tabacum isolate GXHZ01 chromosome 4, ASM2559414v2, whole genome shotgun sequence genome carries:
- the LOC142542311 gene encoding cell division cycle protein 48 homolog isoform X2 produces the protein MHPGRMEMLQLFRGDTILIRGKKRKDTICVVLADEQCDETKIQMNKVVRANLRVRLTDMVSVHQCPDVKYGTCVHILPMDDSVEGLTGNLFDVYLKPYFVDAYRPVRKGDLFQVRGGMRSVEFKVVEVDPGEYCVVAPDTAIFCEGEPIKREDEERLNEVGYDDVGGVRKQMAQIRELVELPLRHPQLFKAIGVKPPKGILLYGPPGSGKTLIARAVANETGAFFFLINGPEIMSKLAGESESNLRKAFEEAEKNAPSTIFIDELDSIAPKREKTHGEVERRIVSQLLTLMDGLKTRSHVIVMGATNRQNSIDPALRRFGRFDREIDIGVPDEVGRLEVLRIHTKNMKLADDVDLERVAKDSHGYVGADLAALCTEAALQCIREKMDIIDLEDESVDAEVLNSMAVSNEHFITALGASNPSALRETVVEVPNVSWEDIGGLDNVKRELQETVQYPVEHPEKFEKFGMSPSKGVLFYGPPGCGKTLLAKAIANECQANFISVKGPELLTMWFGESEANVREIFDKSRQSAPCVLFFDELDSIATQRGNSVGDAGGAADRVLNQLLTEMDGMTAKKTVFIIGATNRPDIIDPALLRPGRLDQLIYIPLPDENSRLQIFKACLRKSPVSRDIDLSALARHTHGFSGADITEICQRACKYAIRENIEKDIERERKKHENPEAMEEDDADDVSEIRAAHFEESMKYARRSVSDADIRKYQLFAQTLQQSRGLGSEFRFADRSETAGGAGGLDPFSAATTTAGNDEDLYS